The DNA region GGGGTCAACAAATCCCATACATACAAAACTTACTGGTATAGAGTGAGAGCAGAACACCTTTACTGCTAACAGCCCCATAATTCGGATGGATTCCCCAGGTCTGATGCCAACAATTAAGCACAACTTACAACTCTATTTACACAATGCTTAAAGAAATGGGTATGTCTAAGCCAGCTGGTGCTGTCAGCAACATCTCCCAGTTATTGGAGCATTTGTGCCAGCTCCCAAAGAAGTGAGTCTGAACTGCTGCAGCAAGGAGTCGGTGCGACCTGGAATCAGCCAGGCTTTGCTGATTACTCCTCTGAGTAAACAGTGGTGTTCCCAGCACTTCAGCCTGCTCTCAAGCTCCTTCTGTTGGCATACTACCCTATATTTAGGAGAGAAGAGTGCAATGACAAGCATTGGGAAGAATGAATAAGTGGTTTAGGATGCTTGGTATAGCAGCAGAGACTGTGTGAAAAAACCTAAGAATCAGAAACTCCTAAAGTGAGGAAAGGAATCTGTAAAGCTAAAGGTGGGACGAGACAGCATTCCATTTGGAAAGTTAAATAGCAAGTTTTGTTAAGAACAGTACTCACACGGCAAGAGGCATTAGCAGTCAACCAAGTAACAGAAATGGGTGGTAGAAAGAAGCTCCTGCCTGGAAGGGCTAAGAGAAAAATAGGCaaattcttgggtttttttaacacaaaaagaagattttaatcTCACTTTGTACAGGTGAATGCCAGTGGTGTTCTCCCAAGCCTAGGAGACCAAAACTCCAGGACCAAGGGAGATATACCTCAGAGAGTGACAGCAATCCCTACAGCCAGGTCCCTCATCCCCCTGCCCACACCTTCCCCCTCGAGCAGCAGGACCTAGTTACACTCCAAAAACACAACTTCAAACTTGTGGAAAAACTCAGTAAATCCAGGCCTGTTGACTTGATGGGCACTGGAAACTTGTGTGAGCCACTTTGCAGCCTGTTGCTTCCAAGAAACCAGGGAGACCACAAGTAATATCTGCCATTTAGACCTTTTTGGACGGTAGAACCACTAACCTGCCTTTAGTCACCTGCACTGGGGACTGAAGATAAAGTTAGCCGGTAGCTCTGTCCCTCCCGGAACAGCCTCTGCTGTTAGTCACGCTCGCGGTGCCCGGAGCCAAGGTCAGCCCTGGGAAGCGGCGGGGCCCACGGAGCCCCAGCGGGGCAGAGCCGAGGGGCTGCCCGGCCCCCTGCCCGGGACAGCCACCTGTCCCTGAGGAACACACAACTCCGCCAGCTACCTGGGCACCCACCTGTGCTCCCACGGCGCCGGGCCGGTCCCGGTGAGCGGGGAGAGCCCGAGACGCCCACACGGGGTTTGTCACAACCGGAGCCGGCTGCCGCCACCGACAGCACCTGGGCCGCTCCCGGCGAAGCCCCGAGACTCACCCGGTACAGCGCGGGCCGACCCAGCCGCTTGAAGCCCCGGGCCCACTCCGcctcccgcccggccccgccgagcACTCTCGGGCGCAGCGCCCACCCAGGGCCGAGGGCGGCGGCGGGAAAGCGGCGCGGAGGGAGCGAGGCCCGGCGGGAAGGCGGCACGGGGCCGGGACAGCAGGCCGCGGAGAGCGCGCCGAGCTGAGGCGGCGCCGCGCCGGGAAAGCCACCCCGCCGCCCGCTCTCCGCCAGGCCCGGGCCCGCCGCGCCTCTGCCCAGGCCGCGCCACCGccgccagccccgctccccgccgccaAGGGCAGGGCGGCTCGGCAGGTGCCGCCGCAGCCCCGCTCCGGCCGGTCGCGGTTCCTCCGTCCCCGCTCTCACCGTGCacgccgggcccggccccgctcccgccggcTCCGCGGCCCCGACGCACCGagcgggcggcgcggcgcgAGCGCGACCCCGCGCGGGCACGTACCCGGGGGCGGGGCTGGTGCGCGCGCGCGGCGCCTGGCAACCGGCGGCACGAGCGCGCCGCGGCCAATCGGCGCCCGGCTACAGAGCCGGTCACGCCCCCCTAAGCCCCGCCGCGCCAAGATGCCCCATGCGGCCACACCCCGCCACAGAGCCCCGCCCTAGAGCCCCGCCCGCTCCCGTGGGGGCCGCCGCACAGCCCCgccctctgcccctcctccAGTGCCCCACCCCGTCCTCAGGCCCCGCCTCACTGCCGCAGGACCCGTCCCCGCTGCTCCGGGCCCGCCCCCTGTGCGCAGACCCCACCCACGCCCCTCGCGGGTCCGCCGCGGGGTGACCCCGGCCCCGCCAGAACCCGCCCCGCCGCTCAGGCCCCGCCCCTCCGCGCACGTGCCCGCCCCGGGTTGACACCGGGCCCAcctggccccgccccgccgcatcaggccccgcccccgccccgccccacGCGTGCCCGCCGCGGGATGACCCCGGCCCTGCCTGGCCCCGAGCCCGACCGCAAATATTTGCGCGGGGCCGTCCCGGAGCTCCAGCGGCCCGGGGACGCGGGGCCGCCGCCATGCAGCCCGTGCTGGGGGTCCTGCTCGCCCTGGCCgcggctctgggctcaggtaGGGCCCCAGGCTGGGTCGCCGTGGGGCTGGAGGGCGCGGGGCAGTGCGGGGCCCAAGGCAGGGCCGACGGCCGGGCCAGGAGCCTGCAGGCCATGCCCTGTCCCACGGCGGACGGAGGGTGCCGGAAGCAGCGGGTGATGTAGGGCAAGGACCCTCCTTCTCCAGGGCATGTGGATCAGGACATAGGACAGGGATCCCCTGCTCTATATTACATGGTTCCCATGCTCCATAGGACAGTGTTCCCTTCCTCCGTGGGACACGGATCCTATGCTCTGTGGAACAGAGACATCTCAGGCTCTGTGGGACAGGGATATCCTCCTCCATGTGGCAGGGATCCAACACTCCACAGGGCCCCAGTGCTCATGCTGTGCCCACATGGCCACACTGAGCTCTTGCCACACTCCCCAGGCCACCGCTCACCCCTCAACGACTTCCAGCGCCTGCGAGCCACcgagctgctggcagtgcctgtggaCTCACCGCCACCGCTGCCGGAGCAGGGCACTGCGGAGCAGTGTGCCCAGcgctgtgccaccagcctggctTGCCGGTGAGCAGGACACGCTGCCACCGCAGGGCAGATGGGAGTGCACGGGCCACAACACTGGGTCACTGCACTGGACACTGGGTGCTCACGTGTGTGACCCAGGTCCCGCAGGCCCTGGCTTCACATGGTGGCATGCCAGACTCCCTCTGTGCCTCCCAGGGCTTTCCACCATGACCAGCAGAGCCAGttgtgccagctgctgccctggaccCAGCACTCACCCCGCATCCAGCTGCAGAAGAACATCCGCTATGACCTGTACCAGAAGAAAGGTGGGCTGGTGCCATGGGTGGGCACGGGGACACCACAGACTGAGCACAGGCCACCTGGCACAGGACTCCTCATTGCCCATGTGCCCTGACCCGGCCCTGGGGCTCTGAAGAggtgcctggctctgctcagacTACCTGCGGGACTGCATCGTGGGCGATGGCTCCGGCTACCGCGGCACACGGGCCACGACGGAGAAGGGGCTGCACTGCCAGCATTGGCAAGCCACAACACCACATGATCACAGGTGcccctgtgtccctggctgtcccgtGGCacctaccctgggcagcatgGGGCGATGGGGAATGGGGTGGGAGCAGTGCAGGATAGCACAGGAGCAATGGGGACAGCTTGGGGGCAATGGCACTGACAGGGGTAGTGCATCATCCTTGCTGTGCCCACTCCAGGGCAAAGGATTCCTGTCAGCCCTCCTACccactctgctgccagcaggttTCTGCCATCCCCTCGCAACGGGCTGGAGGAGAATTACTGCCGAAACCCTGACCGGGACAAGCGGGGCCCGTGGTGTTACACTGTTGATCCCAATGTCCGGCACCAGAGCTGCGGCATAAAGAAGTGTGAGGATGGTGAGTGCCACATCCCAGGATCAATCACCCTGTGCTCCATGTTTCCCCCACACTGAGCCCTGCAGTTGTTGGCAGCTGTCTGCATGACCTGCAATGGGGAGGATTACCGTGGCACCGTGGACCACACCGAATCAGGGACAGAGTGCCAGCGCTGggacctgcagcacccacacaaACACCCCTACCACCCCAACAAGTACTAGCCCCAGTTCCCAGCAGTGCATTGCCCTCATTGAGTGCCAGATGCTGGGGTGATGGTGCCACCTCAACTGCTGCTCCCTGTCTCTGGCCCAGGTACTCTGACAAGGGGCTAGATGACAACTACTGCCGCAACCCTGACAGCTCCGAGCGGCCCTGGTGCTACACCACCGACCCCGAGCGGGAGCGCGAATACTGCCGCATCCGCATCTGCAGTAAGTCCCCACCAGCATCGTGCACAGCTGGGCCTGAGGGTCCTGGGTGCCACCTCTGACTCTGCTACTCTGCCCCTCTCTCTGACCACACAAGCAGAAAAACGCCCACGGCCTGTCAACGTCACCAATGGCTGCTTCAGGGGCAAGGGTGAAGGTTACCGTGGCCGAGTGAATGTTACCGTGTCGGGGATCCCCTGCCAGCGCTGGGACTCCCAGGTGCCCCATAAGCACCACTTTGTGCCGGAGAAGTACCCGTGCAAGTAAGGGGATGGCTGTGCGCCCCAGGAGGGTGGTGCTGGGCAGCACCCATGAGTGTGGGATTGAGGGGGACAACCATGCGGCCCCTCCTCCAGGGACCTGCAGGAGAACTACTGCCGCAACCCTGACGGATCAGAGGCGCCGTGGTGCTTCACCTCCCACCCCACTGTCCGCATCGCCTTCTGCTTCCACATCCGCCGCTGCCCTGATGAGCAGGATGCCCAAGGTGAGCCACCCCAGGCAcctgtccctgggtgcccaCCCCGGTGCCCCTGTGAGGGATGCCAGCCCTCCCTGTCTGTCTACAGAGTGCTACCATGGCCATGGCAAGCACTACCACGGCCACGTCAGCAAGACCCGCAAGGGAAtcacctgccagccctgggctgcccagaCACCCCACGTGCCCCAGTGAGTGTGTGAGGGGGGTGGTGGGTACAcggatggggatggagatgggattggggtggggTTGGAGATGAGGATGGGGGTGGTGACATTGATGGTGACTGCCTCCTGGTAGGATGTCACCTGCCACCCACCCTGAGGCACGCCTGGAAGAGAACTACTGCCGCAACCCTGATGACGACAGCCATGGCCCCTGGTGCTACACCATGGACCCCCGTACCCCCTTTGATTATTGTGCCATCAAGCCCTGTTGTGAGCCCCTACCCATATCCCTGCAGAGCTAGAGGGGACCTTGGCCACACACAGAGTAGTTTTGGTCCCCTCAGGGTGGCTGGATCCTGTGCCAGTGCTAccctctgttttctctctgcagctgggagcacagtgCCCTCCATCATGGAGAATACAGGTGGTGGCCCACGGGCCCTGGGTGGGCACCCTGGGGTGGGTGCTGGTGGTACAGCCCCAGCTGATGCCCATCCTGCCCACAGATGCAGTTACATTTGAGCAGTGTGGCCAGcgggaggagaggctgcagctgaaggggcGCATCGTTGGTGGCCAGCCTGGCAACTCGCCCTGGACTGTCAGCATCCGCAACCGGTGAGGGGGTGTCCCACATGCACTGCCATGTACTCAGTGTCCCCCCAGAGctcaccccctgtccccacagggctggtGTGCACTTCTGTGGGGGATCCCTGGTGAAGGAGCAGTGGGTGATCAGCACACGCCAGTGCTTCTTCTCCTGGtaaggctggggctggggcatgGGGTGGTGGGACCCCCCTGTGCCctcatgtccctgtcccacagcgaTGCCGACCTGACGGGCTATGAGGTGCAGCTGGGGACGCTCTTCAAGGACCCTGGCCCTGGGGACCCTGACCAACAGACCATCCCCATCGTGCGGATTGTTTGCGGCCCCTCTGAgtcccagctggtgatgctaAAACTAGCAAGGTGAGTGGCTGTGCCTTGGCCTCTGCCATGCTCCActgctggccaggctggcaccGTGTCCCACTGCCCCTCTTGCCACAGGCCAGCTGCTCTGACCAAGCGTGTGGCCCTGATCTGCCTGCCTCCCGAGCGCTATGTTGTGCCTGCAGGCACTGTCTGTGAGATCACCGGCTGGGGGGAAACCAGAGGTACCTGCCAgaggcagcccctgctgggggATTCCCTGTTCAATACAGCCCCTGCCAAAGCCATTCCAtcccctctgcccacagcacccccatGTCCATGGCATCTCCCCGCTCACAGCATCCCTTGCTTGAAGTatcccctgcctgcagcaacCCCCAGATCCCTGGCATACACCTGCTCACAGCATCTCCCTTCCATGGTGTTTTCCTGCTCATTCCATCCCCCTGACTAGAGCATTCCTAGACCCTGCCCATTCCATCCCCCTGCCTACAGCATCCCTTGCCCCGGTATCATCCTGTCCATGGCATCCCTCTTCCGCAGCAACTCCCTTCCGCATCCTCCTGCAATGACATCTACTGCCATGCCATCCTCCTGTCCATGCAttccctgcccacagcatcCCCTGCCCATGCCATTCCCCTGTATCCCTGCCAGCACGATGCTGCATCCCGTGCCCTTTGCCCGCAGGCACAGCGGACAGCAGCGTGCTGAACGTGGcgcagctgccagtgctgggccACAGCGAGTGCAACAGGGCGCTGCGGGGGCGCCTCAAGGAGAGTGAGCTGTGCACTGCCCCACTGCGTGCCGGTGTGGGTGCCTGTGAGGTGAGCTGGGCTCGGGACAACCACCCCTGGGTGGCGGAAGGTGCTGGCACCAGGGTGACACCACTCTCTTTGTGCCGCAGGGTGATTATGGCGGACCATTGGCTTGCCTCACCGCTGACTGCTGGGTGCTTGAAGGGGTGATCACCCCCTCCCGTGTCTGTGCCCGCACTGACCTGCCCGCCCTCTTCATTCGTGTTTCCCTCTATGTTGACTGGATCTACAAGGTGATGAAGATGGGTTGAGCTggcattcccagcctggcacagctgccactgcACAATAAAGGCACAGCCTTGGCCACAGGGGTCAGCACTGCAGAAGGTCTCACGTTTATTTAACAGCAAACCCCAACCCACATCCCCACCCCTGGTTACACTCACTCCATCTGCCTCTGGTCCTGGTGTGGTCTCCAGGGCCAGCAGTCACCCTGGGGCTGGCATAGCCCAGGACCACTGTGGGCACTAGGGGCTGTTCTGGCCTGTCCcatcctgcctgggctgccccaggtgctggaggagccAGTGGGCACAGTTCTTGAAGACATCGGCCTCTGTCTCCACACCAGCCAGTGCATGGCCACCCTCTGGGTaccacagcagcctgtgggagggacaggatgggaAGATGCTCATCCAGCAACCcagagctccctcccagctcccacctgcaCCCCCACTCACCGTGCTGGCACACCCCTGGCCCGCAGCACCCGGTACAGCTCCAGCGCCTGCGTGGGGCTGAcgcgccggtcccgggcgcccACGCACAGCAACACCGGTGTCtgcacctgcagcactgccctcaGTGAGTGTCTGATACCCCACACCTGGTACTCCACACCCATCCTGACCCTGCCTTACCTGAGCTGCCTGGGCGATGGGCGAGCGCAGTAGCATGGTGGCCACCTCCTCAGCACACGGCACTCGATCAAAGGAGTAGGGCAGCCCGAGGGAGGTGTAGCgcctgcagcacagagacacGAGTAGCTATcacagggacatggcatggcatggcacagGATGGGGGTGGCACTCACCAGTCAGGGATGTCAGAGGTGCCCAGTAGTGCGGGCAGGTTGGAGACGGGGCTGCGCAGGGCACAGGCTTGGTAACGTTCAGGCTCACGGGCGAGGAGGTGGAGGGCGATGAAGGCTCCGTGGGAgccagccagcagggccaggcggTGTTTGTCCAGGGGctctctgtgcagtgcctgCTCCACTGCTAGCTGCACCCATGGGGCACCCACCATTGGCACCCAAACAGCAGCAtccccccagcaccctcagcccAGCACCCCTCACCTGGGTGTCTGCCACATCCTGCTCACCCACGCGGGAAAGCAGGGAGCTGATGCTGGCCTGGCCGAAGCCCAGGGAGCCACGATAGTTCACTGAGGAGACAGGTCCGTCGGTGCCATGTCTCACTGGGACACAGGGCCACATTTCCCCGAGCTCCCCAGCACTCACCCAGGAGCACGGCGAAGCCCACCTGGCACAGCGCAGCCATACTCGGACGCCAGCGGGCATCGAAGACAGCATGGGGGCCACCTGGGGCCAGCATGGGCATCACCTGggctgccaccagcactgccagggtgtccccactgtccctgcactcACCATGGGGGCACACAATGAGGGGGTGCGGTGGTGTGCCGTCTGAGGGGCTCAACAGCAGGGCCTCAAAAGCCTGGGTATCTGCGCCAGCGAAGGGGTCCCACTCAGCAGCCACCACCCTGGGCACCCAGTaccctgtccccctgccacTTCTGAGGGTTCCTGGCACCCAGGCAGCACTGAGGTACAGCAGGGGCCCCCAGGGGCTCACCCTgtgcagcagggccctgctcactgcagggtgGCTGGAATGTCAGGGTCTTCCAGGTGACACCAGGAACGGTTGGGGTGTCCTCCACTGGCACCCAGccaaggggcagctcctggcctgCTGGCGGCAGCATGGCCACCACCTGGGCACAGGCAATGGATgacactggggctgtgctgtgacaaGGCTGTGCCATGCCAAGGCTGTGACATACCggatccagctgtgccacacCACACTATGCCTCCCTATGCCAGACCACACCATGGAGAGTGCCCCACTGTGCTGGGCCTGGTTGCACATTGCTGTGCCATATCCCACTGTGCCACATggtgccagggcactgctcacCAGGCTGGGGGGATGGTGGGGGGCTGAGCAGGTGGCCACCAGCAGGTCCCACTGGAGagtgagcagctcccagcaccctTCAGATGACGCTGGGGACAGAACACATGTTGGTGATCACAGCTGCTCACTAGAGCACCACAGGTAGCTGTACCATGTACCTGCGGTGAGGTTGGTGACGGTGCACGCCTCTGTATCCACGAGCAGCAGGTCCTGTGAGggtgcagagcacaggcagcgGTGTCACCATGGGCTGTGTGGGTCAGGTCCCTGGGCCTGCCATGCCCTGGACTCACCGTGCGGCTCCGCTGAGGGGTGCCCAGCACGGCTCGCCGGCTGTCAGCTGCCCAGCACCGCGGTGGCAGCACCTCTGCATAGAGCCCGGCGAAGGCTGCAAGTGGGGCAGAGCACTGGGCTGGTGAGCCAGGGTCATGGGCacctggcagggggtggcagcagccccccatcagaacccagcactgcccaccaTGCCTTGCTCACCCTCTGTGGGCTCCTGAACCACGTCGAGCACTGTCACCGTCTGCCTTGTctgccaggtgagctgggaagAGCTAGTGCTCAGGGATGGACCCATGccaggggaaactgaggcagggaggcttggggacacccccaccGTAGCCAGGCACTGCGAGAGGCTGTGACACCCGggcactgggctggcagcacaAGGCGGCACAGCCGTGCCTGGTGCCCGTGAGGCCCAACTCACCATGCGCAGGCGCAGACATTGCCGGTGGGgcccccccacagccccctccagGTAGATCAGGCGCTGGCCATCAGGGCTCAGCCGGGGAGAGCAGACAGAACCattctctgctgacagcagctctgtgggcagCAAGGGGTCAGCATCCCAGGGATGCCTAGGCActccccagcaccccagcaCTCACCACAGCACCCGCTGACCAGGTCCAAGTAGAAAATCCCTGACCTGGGAGGAAAGAGTGGGTCAGGTTGGACCCCCACTATGCTGATACTGCATGAGCATCCTGGCATGGAGCTGGTTGCTGGCTGGGACCCACCTCCTGTTGGAGCAGGCGTTCAGCCCCAGGCGGAAGGGCTTGTGCCACCAGCCCACAAACACCACACCACGGTCATCCGGGGACCACAGGGCCTGTGTGACAGTAAGGCTTAtctcacagccccaggctgggtcCCCTGGGGCGCTCCCTGCACCCCATCCTGACCTGGCCAGGGGAGAGGTGCCCTGGGACTCCCTTCAGCACTGACAGGTTGAGGCCCTGCAGGTCCAGGACGCAGAGGACTGGCACGCTGCGTGTGCTCAGGGCTTCCCCCCAGTCCTCGTGGTACACAAACTGCTTGCCCTGTGGCACAGACCCATCAGCCCCATGGCCAGTGGCCCCAGGCATGCAGCTCTGTTCATGACACACTCATGGATGTACGGTACACTCATGGAGTGTACCGCATGTTCAGGGGTGCCTGGAGTGCCCAAGGGGTTTGTGCCATGCTCACAGTGTGCATGGCATGCTTGGGAGTGCACTGAACACACTTATGGGGCACCTAcctcctcatcttcatcctctgctgctggccaggctgcccctggcacatcccagggacaggggggcTGTGGTTTGGGCCAGCTCTTCTCAGCCACATAGAGGAGCCGCGTCTCTGAGTGTGACCAGGCCAGGCAGGCAAAAGGCCCTGGCATGGCAAAGGAATgccaaagcccagcctggcacaggcacagctgggcaccagGTGGTCAACAGGGCTGCTGGCCATGCCAACCTCACCCCTGCTGTGGGTGGGGACCATGGGGAAGGGACCCTACCCTCCGTGTAGACGTTTCCATGCTTCCCCAGTGCCGTGAGATCCACGCTGTGGCTGCATCCCCCGCTGtcccacacctggggggacGGGCGGCACACCGTGTACACGGTGCCCAccgccctgccctggcactccGGCCGCCCCGGGGAGCGACCGGCACAGCCGCGTTACCTCCAGCAGCTCGCGGCCCTGCGGCGGGCAGCGTTTCAGCGCGGCGCGGCGCTGGCCCGTGGGCGAGTCCTGGCTGAGGAGCCTGAGGGCGGGAggggcggcggctgcggcgggcCGTGCGCTGTGGGCACCTGCCGCGGCACAGACACATCGCCCCATCCCGCACCCGCCCGTGCCCTACTGGTTGTGGATCTCGGCGCTGAGCGCGGTCCGGCTGACGGCGAGGCCCTGGCGGCCGGCTGTGCGCTGCAGGCTGTAGTGGCGGCCGAAGCGCAGGAGCCGCCGGCGGGCCAGGTCGGGGCGGCTGCACTCTGAGGGACGGGACGGTCAGCGCCCGCTCCCACCGGGACAGAGGCGCGGGGGTGGCCGAGCCCGCCACTCACCGGTGTAGAGCAGGAAGGTCTGGTCCCCAGCCGAGGCCCTGAGGGCGGCACGGGTGACGGCAGGGAACCGGCTCAGCTCCCGGTAGCAGGCAGCGGGGCCGTGGGCCGCCTGGATGAGGGAAGGGACATGCGGGACCGGGGTAAGGTCACCCCCCTGCCCATGCCCCCCGCCCGAAGCGGGGCAGTgcccacccacacagctcccctgAGCCCCCCGGCCCACCTCCACACCCTTCTCGGTCGCTGTGGCCATGGGGCTGTTCTctgccgggccgggcctgccGCCCGCAGTGGGACGGCTGCCAAAGCAGGCGGGAGCAGCccggcggcagcgcccggccggTGCCAGCCCTCCAGCCGCTCCCCGCTGCTCCACATGGCCAGGCAGGGTCACCCTTGCCATGGCCCAACACATCCCCATGGCACAGCCgcacatcccagcagctgaaaggTCCAGTGGccaccagctgctggagctccaggagtggAAATGACACCGGTACCAGCACTACCACCAGAGACACTGGGGTGCTGAACTACATCGTTTATTGGGGGTCAGCAGCAGAGGTCAGCACCTTAGCACTGCAGGTGCttgagcagccacagcaccatGTTCATGAAGCCATCAGCTTCGGCTTCGACACCAGCCAGCGCGTGGTTGTTCCCTGGGTaccagagcagcctggaggcGAAAC from Haemorhous mexicanus isolate bHaeMex1 chromosome 11, bHaeMex1.pri, whole genome shotgun sequence includes:
- the LOC132332180 gene encoding acylamino-acid-releasing enzyme-like isoform X1, which translates into the protein MCGCAMGMCWAMARVTLPGHVEQRGAAGGLAPAGRCRRAAPACFGSRPTAGGRPGPAENSPMATATEKGVEAAHGPAACYRELSRFPAVTRAALRASAGDQTFLLYTECSRPDLARRRLLRFGRHYSLQRTAGRQGLAVSRTALSAEIHNQLLSQDSPTGQRRAALKRCPPQGRELLEVWDSGGCSHSVDLTALGKHGNVYTEGPFACLAWSHSETRLLYVAEKSWPKPQPPCPWDVPGAAWPAAEDEDEEGKQFVYHEDWGEALSTRSVPVLCVLDLQGLNLSVLKGVPGHLSPGQALWSPDDRGVVFVGWWHKPFRLGLNACSNRRSGIFYLDLVSGCCELLSAENGSVCSPRLSPDGQRLIYLEGAVGGPHRQCLRLRMLTWQTRQTVTVLDVVQEPTEAFAGLYAEVLPPRCWAADSRRAVLGTPQRSRTDLLLVDTEACTVTNLTAASSEGCWELLTLQWDLLVATCSAPHHPPSLVVAMLPPAGQELPLGWVPVEDTPTVPGVTWKTLTFQPPCSEQGPAAQDTQAFEALLLSPSDGTPPHPLIVCPHGECRDSGDTLAVLVAAQVMPMLAPGGPHAVFDARWRPSMAALCQVGFAVLLVNYRGSLGFGQASISSLLSRVGEQDVADTQLAVEQALHREPLDKHRLALLAGSHGAFIALHLLAREPERYQACALRSPVSNLPALLGTSDIPDWRYTSLGLPYSFDRVPCAEEVATMLLRSPIAQAAQVQTPVLLCVGARDRRVSPTQALELYRVLRARGVPARLLWYPEGGHALAGVETEADVFKNCAHWLLQHLGQPRQDGTGQNSP
- the LOC132332180 gene encoding acylamino-acid-releasing enzyme-like isoform X2, which gives rise to MCGCAMGMCWAMARVTLPGHVEQRGAAGGLAPAGRCRRAAPACFGSRPTAGGRPGPAENSPMATATEKGVEAAHGPAACYRELSRFPAVTRAALRASAGDQTFLLYTECSRPDLARRRLLRFGRHYSLQRTAGRQGLAVSRTALSAEIHNQLLSQDSPTGQRRAALKRCPPQGRELLEVWDSGGCSHSVDLTALGKHGNVYTEGPFACLAWSHSETRLLYVAEKSWPKPQPPCPWDVPGAAWPAAEDEDEEGKQFVYHEDWGEALSTRSVPVLCVLDLQGLNLSVLKGVPGHLSPGQALWSPDDRGVVFVGWWHKPFRLGLNACSNRRSGIFYLDLVSGCCELLSAENGSVCSPRLSPDGQRLIYLEGAVGGPHRQCLRLRMLTWQTRQTVTVLDVVQEPTEAFAGLYAEVLPPRCWAADSRRAVLGTPQRSRTDLLLVDTEACTVTNLTAASSEGCWELLTLQWDLLVATCSAPHHPPSLVVAMLPPAGQELPLGWVPVEDTPTVPGVTWKTLTFQPPCSEQGPAAQDTQAFEALLLSPSDGTPPHPLIVCPHGGPHAVFDARWRPSMAALCQVGFAVLLVNYRGSLGFGQASISSLLSRVGEQDVADTQLAVEQALHREPLDKHRLALLAGSHGAFIALHLLAREPERYQACALRSPVSNLPALLGTSDIPDWRYTSLGLPYSFDRVPCAEEVATMLLRSPIAQAAQVQTPVLLCVGARDRRVSPTQALELYRVLRARGVPARLLWYPEGGHALAGVETEADVFKNCAHWLLQHLGQPRQDGTGQNSP
- the LOC132332180 gene encoding acylamino-acid-releasing enzyme-like isoform X3 — encoded protein: METSTRRLCLCQAGLWHSFAMPGPFACLAWSHSETRLLYVAEKSWPKPQPPCPWDVPGAAWPAAEDEDEEGKQFVYHEDWGEALSTRSVPVLCVLDLQGLNLSVLKGVPGHLSPGQALWSPDDRGVVFVGWWHKPFRLGLNACSNRRSGIFYLDLVSGCCELLSAENGSVCSPRLSPDGQRLIYLEGAVGGPHRQCLRLRMLTWQTRQTVTVLDVVQEPTEAFAGLYAEVLPPRCWAADSRRAVLGTPQRSRTDLLLVDTEACTVTNLTAASSEGCWELLTLQWDLLVATCSAPHHPPSLVVAMLPPAGQELPLGWVPVEDTPTVPGVTWKTLTFQPPCSEQGPAAQDTQAFEALLLSPSDGTPPHPLIVCPHGECRDSGDTLAVLVAAQVMPMLAPGGPHAVFDARWRPSMAALCQVGFAVLLVNYRGSLGFGQASISSLLSRVGEQDVADTQLAVEQALHREPLDKHRLALLAGSHGAFIALHLLAREPERYQACALRSPVSNLPALLGTSDIPDWRYTSLGLPYSFDRVPCAEEVATMLLRSPIAQAAQVQTPVLLCVGARDRRVSPTQALELYRVLRARGVPARLLWYPEGGHALAGVETEADVFKNCAHWLLQHLGQPRQDGTGQNSP